The Cryptomeria japonica chromosome 2, Sugi_1.0, whole genome shotgun sequence region ATCATTACATTCCACCCTTGTTGCCATTGTAGAACACCTCTCGACATTGATAAGATTCATAAAAACTTTTACAAATTAAGTAGTAAGTGGGGGTTTAGATAGTTAAATACAATTGATTCTGAATAATAAAGTAATACTACTGAAATGAATGCCATCCAAAAATCCTAAAAACTCATGATACTTGATTTCTATAAGCATCATTTATGTACAATGAATGTTAAATAGACCATAACTGCAAAACTACCTAATCACACAACCTCCTTTCTAGAATGTTTCCACAATGCTTTAAAACTCAAATTGAACTTGTAATCATCCTACAAGTGTCATGGGAAATACAAATTAACATTTCCTTGTTAATGGTATTAAAAAAAGAAATAAACAATGGTGTGATGGACAAAGAATAAGGTTGAACACATGGATATCCCAACTAACTAGAGAACGTGGACAACTGTCGGTCGGCAGAGAAACAATTTATAAGGCCTAGTCAATGAGAAGGACACGTATAGAAATTATGCATGACAAATCTACGCAGACTAAGTTGGCAGCCATGGATTTAGCTCCCACCCCACTTTATAGTATTCATATCCAACTCATACCAGCTCTATTTTATACCCAATTCTATCTACACATTTGACTCGGCAACTGTGTTGGGAAAAGTTACTTGCCAATCATGGCGCCTTTACGTTAACCTCAATTTACTGGGCAAAAAACTCAGAATGGAAGAAATGTGTCTTTCACATACAATATTGGATTCTGCCGTTTTTGTCAAACAAGTACAGCCCTGGAAAACTAGATTCGATGTAAAAGCATGGGAAAGAGGGAGAAAAATAAGTAAAAGAGATGTGCAATCGAATGACAAAATGACAGGGCGTGCAATCGAGAGGGAAAAAAACGAATAAAGATTCCCGTTTCGGGAACATGGAATATTGGTAGAGTGCGACTGAATACTACATTTACAGAGTGCAATGGCGTATTATTGCATCAGCAAGCGGCTACCGGCTACCGGCTGAGATTTTTATTCCGTGGTCGAAAAATTATGTGGCGGAAGATGGAGTGGGGGCTTGAGCCAGCTAAGCAGTCCAGCTGGTAGGGTAGTGGAATGGGTGTGTGGGACCCGGGGTCTGAGAAGCACATGCTTTCGGAACCCTAGGGAGCAGCAGTCCAGATAGATTACACTCATTTTTACACACAGGAACAAAAGTGCGGACCAGCGTAGTGGAGAGCAGAACAGAGTATAGCATGCTTTGCTGCGTTCAGAGACATTGTTACGGATCAAGCAACTAACATAAGTGCACAAAAAGGAATTTTTTAAAAGGGAGTCTGAATTGTGGAAACCGTGACTGCATGTACAAGCATGGAGAAGAATAAGCGGTGGAGAAGCTGTTTCTGTTGCGGATGCTGCAAATGTGACTTCCCTTATTGTAATCATTATTAATTTGTTTAACAAGAGGGAGTTTAAATTGGGAAGATTTCTATTATTGGATGCACTGGCTGTTTGCATGGTGAGTGTTATTTTTGGAATTGGAGTTGGACTTGGAGTTGAGAGGGAGATAAGAGTTGCTTAATTTAACCCGGTGTCAATCAAAACGCCGTTCCCTCATTCCTTCATTTCATTGTCAATGTGATTGCTTGTGTCAGAGGGCTGCGATTATTGCAGCTGAAGGACGATCCCGGAGCAGAGGATTTGTTGAGCCGAGCAGGTGACACGTCCAAGGTTCGATCCGCAACTCTTGCACATGAAGAGACTAGTAAGTACGCTTTGCCGCATGGCTAATAGTAACTGCAATTCGCAATCTTTTGCCGGATCTATTGACGGAAATAACAAATAGCGCAACAATCCAGTCGGGGAAATCATTCTTGATCATTCCTGTTTTCTGTAAATACATGAATCTATGTTGATTACAATGTTGTAATGCTAAATATATTTCTTTGTACCATGTAAATCTGTGACAATGCTAGTGTTGTAATGTTAAATTTCGGTCCTTGGAGATAAATCTGATTGAAGTCGATAACTTATTTGTTTTGACCGAAGttgttttgaaatttaatttaaaaaaaaaattcaatatgcaAAATCCCTAATTTTTTTTCAGAATAATCGAAATTTCAATGACATCGGTTTGCGTGATGCGAACTTCCTCTCATTGCTTTAAGATGAAAGCCAATTCTGTAGTGTTCTCGAAAGACGAAAAGGCATGAGTCGAATAGTATAAATACTGGACCCTAGAGTCGACAATTGAATCGAAATTGTTGTGATTTTACTTCGGAAGGATATGGCATTCAAACAATATACCTAATTTTTTCGGCCAGTGAGCCTAAAAGATGGGAATATTGCTCTAGCGAAGAAATTTCTTCACATTGCTCTGAGATTTTATGATGGTCTGTTCAATGGACAGAGATTAAGAATAGTGCCCTAAGTAAAATAATAGTAGGCTTCAGACTTCACAACCGAATTTGATCTTTACGAACTTATGCATCTGAGAAATCTAGCTTTTGCAACAGTTTTGGGCATGATCATCCCCTGAGATACCTCGGAGTTTGGCTATTGTGCCTCAATATATTGACCTAAATAAAGTAGACATTCCCAATCTTATGTGGATATTCAAAGTTGACTATTTCTCCATCAAATTTCAATGTGGTTCGGTTTATTAAAGCAAGAACCCTAGTTTTTTTTGTCAGTGTGCCTTAATTTTGGCATTATTTCTCTTGTCGATGCAACTTATGATGGTAAATTTCGGTAAATTCTATTGCATGACTGAACTGTACACAAGTAAATCACATTTGAAGCAAATTTGCGTCTGATTCTAAACCTAAGCATTAGTTTTGTGTTAAATCCGCTGTTTAATTTCTGTAGACTTTGGCCACGCTGCATCCAATATTGTAACCTAAATAAAGAGATTCAAGCAATTTGAGTAGCAGCGCTTGAACTGAAGATTCATATGCTATAAATTCATGTATTATGGAAATTAAAGAAAGTTTTGTAGGTTTTGTGGCAGGACTTGAAAACTCTAACCATTTTTTTTATCCTATTTTCCCTATAGCTTAATAGTCAATAGTAAAGAATCAAATTTGCAGATTACCGGCTGAACATACGGTTTAACTACTTTCACTAACTAGTAATTCATGTAAGTAAGGTCAATATGCTGAAGAACTTTCAAGGATTCATAGTTTCGGTGATAGTGCAGCAAATAATGTGATTTCATTAATTTTGCAGTTAAGGTTCGCTTTCAGTATTACAAATGAATTGACTACCATGCAATTGTTAGATGCTTTAAAATATACAAACCAACCATAACTTGATACTTAACTATTGTGTTTCTGAATTGAAATCTCATGTTTTGCAGGGATATTTTGTGCTTCTGGTCCTCTTTTGCATCAGCCCAGTTGGGCAGGCAATCAGAGATGGCTTACAGGAAAGGAATTGGAAATTAAGAACTTCTGATTTGCACCTACAGCAGCAGGATGCTTGCTCACTTAGGAGAGCTCCATCTTCTCGGCCTCACAGTGTCACTATTACTGAATTTGGGGCTGTGGGAGATGGAGTAACGCTTAACACTCATGCTTTTGAGAATGCTATATTTTACCTTCGATCTTTTGCCGATAAAGGTGGTGCCCAGCTCTTTGTTCCGGCAGGAAAATGGTTGACTGGGAGCTTCAACCTCACAAGTCACTTAACTCTAAACTTGGACAAAGATGCAGTAATTCTTGGATCACAGGTAATCTTTTGCTCTGTTTTATCTGATATTAATCTCCTGCATCTTTTGTTGGTAGGATATTTATGGGATAGGACAGGTTTGACATATGGTCTAAGagatattattatgattttgatttgagCTGGTGAAGCTCAAGGTTCAAATGGCTAATATAGACTCACGGAGACATGAATTTGAGTGTTTACTTGGAGAAAGTCTTCTATAAGGATATGCACTGGAAATGTGAGGTAAACTTTTATGACAGCCTAGAGATTACACCTAACTGTTAGAGTAATCACCCTGTTCTGTGAATGATAAAAGTCGAAAGCCTCACCTTTGTGTTCTTGAAGAGGATTGGTCTTCCGATTGATCCTTGTGTCACAAGAAAGTATAAGTTTTGATGTTGAGCTGGTTACATTTAGGGTTCAAATGCTTGTACCTTTTTATTACATTCATTCAGGTTTGAATCCCAGCCACTAGGTGAGCTCCCTAATCTCACACCACAGAAAGCCACCTCTATTATGTGGTATGCCAACAGTCACATCTAGAATGATTCGGGTCCAATCCAAGGAACTCTCCAACCACGGACAAGAACAGGTCCACTGCTCAAGGATATCTTTCTCAATGAAGCAAGAAATAAGATGATTACTTGAATGTACAAATGGAACTCAAAAAGGAGGATAATAAAAGAAACTAGAAAATATACTATGTGAAATAAATGCATAAATGCTCATTGCCTTGGATCACCTATAATCTGATGTGTCACTTTAGTGCAACAGGTGGAAAGAGGAGCAAGTTTAGTCTTTACTCTGCCTAATCATTAGACAAACAGCAACAAATAAAATGAGCATTTGTGCTAAATCTTTGTAAATGCTATGCATTAGAGGCTACCATGAGAAACTTTGTCTAATTTACATGAAATTTATGACAAGAATGATCTTAGGTTTCTATCAACTTTCATTGCCCTTTCTCATTATTGCTTGTCTCATGCAGGATTCAAAACATTGGCCAGTGCTTGACCCTTTACCATCATATGGTCGAGGTAGGGAACTAAGTGGAGGACGGCATAGCGGCCTTATAACTGCATTCAATGTGACAGATGTTGTAATAACAGGTGTAAATGTGCTTTCTATGGTGTAATCTTAAGCAACATGATCATGAAAATCTAATCTTTATTGATGCTTAGTTTACCTTCCTTCTTAGAATGGGGAGCAGACAATCATTTAAAGATGCTAATATTAGATGGCTGTGGAAGCCAttagtttaaatattttatatggCATTGGTTAGTTTATTATAGTTTCTAATCTTTTCGTTGGTATATTCATTTTCACAGGTgacaatggtactattgatggGCAGGGATCTATTTGGTGGGATTGGTACCATAATCATACTTTAAGTTACACCCGTCCTCATCTTGTTGAGGTGGTAGACTCAACTGATGTCGTCATCTCAAATCTAACATTCCTGAATTCACCATTCTGGAATATACATCCAGTGTACTGCAGGTTTGCGTTCATGTGAATTCCTCTGATAGGTGGATGATTTTTATATGCATGCCAAACCTTTTCATTATTAGTATACACCAGTCTCTATGTAGACTCCTGTTGTCTGTTTAATAATTTGTTACATCGACTATCATTATAATATTGTAATCAAATGATATCTATGGTGAATGCAGCAATGTGCACATTCAAGATGTAACCATCCTTGCTCCGTCGCACTCACCTAATACAGATGGAATTGATCCAGGTGACATGATTCTTCTTTTATACTAACAAAGATTAAATACCCCAATATTTGTGGTGATCTGTTTTCTTATTGTTTTAGTacatattttgaatttgaattttacagTCTGTTGAGCATTGAATTTTGAAATGTCATCAACGACAATAATACTCTTAGATTGAATAAAGTTTTGGCAAGAGTCTGTGTATAGATGTTGACCATTCATTTAAATTTCTGTTTCTCATCAAAAGTATCCTGTATTTGGTCCATTTATTTTTGGTTATTTTTGTGAAGTCTTAAAATGGTTCTTTTACATTTTTCAAGTTATTTAAACTCTTAAACTATATTTACATTATCAAATTAAACGATGGAAAGAATAAAACCATAGTTGTAATCAGTGCATCATAGGGTGGCATTCCACAGCTATGCATGCGCTCTTATCTGCATCGTTTTTTACTAATTGTTGTGCTATATAATAAAGGAAGACAGAAGTCAAATACTTTCAACTTTGCTTAGCTGATACAGACTGCATTTACTTATGAACCAAGAACTCCATACTGAAGGATGTAAAACTTGGATATGCTTAATTTGTCTGCAGTTGTATCTGTCATTGTCTGTATTGTATCTAGTGTGCTTCCACATATACAAAAGTCTTCTATTCACTGAGAAATGGTAACTTTAAGAAAATAGGAGACATACTTTCACAATTCTATGCCCCTTTATAGAGCATTCTGTTTTATATTTTACAATTAGGGAATAACAGTTTTTACAAACTAAAATAAGAATAGCAAACTGGCACTCTACACAGCTAACAGCTCAGGAAAGAAATTCACTGATTTTGGCAGTTGAAACACTTTGATAACAATCTGAGCAACCTGTAATTTCTGAAAAATATGACATGCAACTTTTCTGGAACCAAACTAACATCCAAATTGCATAATTTGGGCTGCAGAAATTTAGCATAACACAAACTTCTAAATTTATGCTCTCTTCCATGTGAACATTTCTTTTTTGCTACTTTATGGAAATACACTATAAGAACGTGAAAAGGGATTCCATTCAGAAATACCATAAGGGATTACTGCAAGTCCTTATGTAATTTACAGTTATATGTTCATCGAAGGTGATTTCAATTTTAATGGATGTGAATATATAGGCATACCAGTGCAATGATGGGCATTTGTGACTAAAGCATGTGATGTGTACTTAGGTTGCTCAACAAAGAAAAGAGAGCCAAAGTTTTTCATCACCAGCTAGAACTCAATCTTCTTTCATGAGATTTTAATGCTTGAGCATATTTGTTTTTCTGAGTTTTCTTAGCCAATATTCTTATTGGAACTTTGAGTGCTTCGATGACATGTTTCATATTTCTGAACATTGTCAAGGCCTTTGACCTAACACTAGAGATTTTTGTTTATGTGATATGATTGTGGACAATAGGTGAGGACAAACTGAGAGTGCATTGTGATACAAGGGAATTGAAAGAATTTGAATGTGATCATTAATAGGGCTATTCAATTTTGCCAAGGGGATACATCATAAACAAAAacagaaaacaacatttttttctGATTTACCCACTACCTCGGCAAGCAGCCTAAACAAGGATTTCTGTATGGAGATTTTAGGCATAAAAACAGTGGTTCCATGTTGGGACTATTACTATTAGCATTTCTTTAAATTTGAGCTTTTGGATTCTGCAACAGAGGCATGTcctgcttgaatgcttcaaactcTCTAGGTACGGAAACAAGGATTCCGTGCTGGGACAAAAACTATTTCCCTAAAATTAAGCTTTTGGTTTGCACAAGGACCTATCCTGCCGGGATGCTTCCCACATAGATGTTGACCTTGCCAAGTTCATGGTATTAGCCAGAGGAATCTGTCCAATTTAGGTAAGGAAATGtgacaaaaaataattaattccattattttgtttatttaaacaATACACACTATCTCAAATAAACATATAGTGGTTTTCAAACTGAAAGTTTGGTACTTAATATTACCAAATAATTTTTTGGGGTTTATTTTCCATTTCTTTAGCTCTTCGAACGAAATCAGGCATCAAAGTTTCTGGACTAAAAAGTTTTCTTCTTACCaatagtaaataagaattatttaTGGTTATTTCCCTATGTTTAGCACTTGGAATTAGAGAAGTATGAAAAAATATCTGAAGTATTGCTACTAACTTTCTGTTTTTCTATGTAGATTCGAGCTCATATGTTTGCATTGAGAACTGCTATATAAGCACTGGTGATGATTTGATCTCAATCAAAAGTGGTTGGGATGAATATGGTATTGCCTATGGGCGTCCCAGTTCCAATATTATCATCCGTCATGTTACTGGAGAAACACCCACAAGTGCTGGCCTTGCTTTAGGCAGTGAGATGTCTGGTGGAATCACAGATGTGCAAGTTGAAAACTTTAATGTTTATAATTCAAGATATGGTATCAGGTTGAAAACTGCTCCAGGCAGGGGTGGATATATCAAAGATATCTTCATATCCAAGGTGACATTGAAAGATGTGCAAATTGCATTTGCCTTTACAGGGTCCTATGGTGACCATCCTGATGACGGCTATGATCCAAGTGCCCTTCCAGATGTTGATAGGATAAGCTTTACAGACATTGTGGGAGATAATATCAAAACTGCAGGTTACATGGAGGGAATCCGGAAAGCTCCATTCACAGGGATTTGCCTGTCAAATATTTCCTTCAATGTCACTTCAGAGTCTGCCTGGAACTGTTCAAATGTTTATGGCTTCTCAGAATCTGTCTTTCCTCTTCCATGTTCACAGCTCCAAAACCCAATCCCTGGCAGCTCATCATTTTGTCCATCTCATTTTATCAGTTCAAGCAAAGATATCTAAACAAGCTGCACATATTGTTTGTGGTTGATTTTGTCCTTTTTGGTTTAGGTTAATCCTGAATCCCATTCTTCATTTTTGCAATGCCTTTTGTACTATGTTATGTAGGCAATAGTGTCCATAGCATTCAGAATTATATTGAACTATTTACTACATTCTTCTTTATTTCTATCTAATAAAGTTCAGCTCTTCCCTTACAATTAAACCTTACATGCCTGCATTTATTCTTACCAGATAGGCCTTCCAATTGAAATCCTGGCATTAGAGATTTCCTCTCAAAACCATACAGCCCTTCTGACTGAAACCCTGGCACTGAAGCAAGATGCTCCTCTGTGCCATCTCAACAATGAGTTAGAAGTCTACTGAAATTCATGTATGTACACTTTTAATGAGTTTCCTGTAAAAAACGGAGAATCGTTGCCCTTTGGGAATCAGTAATTGGTGGTTGGATGATTTTTTGCATATTCATTTGTTGCTGGTAAGCAAGAGCTAGCAGCTTAAATTTAGCTGTGAAACTCTTCAAATTATGTGTAATCCTCCTGTTGGCTTTGATGCCATCATGTACAGCatcatttttaatttaattttgataccTCCAAGGTGATTTTTGAACTGTTGGACACCTCATCAAATTCAAATTGACTTGTGAATTAATAAGATTAGATAGTCATCGGTAAGTCTTCTAAGTATTTTTCTTGTGATTTGGAGGATAGTAAGAATCACCTAACCAGACCCTGTGTTGGTCTTCTAACGTTGAATTACATTTACAGTTAAATTAACACAAAGTTCAATTCCTTTGGAGTGGTGTGTTTTATTCTAACAGGTTAAATCTCCACTTGAGAGAGACCAGAGAATGAAATGAATAAAAAGTACATGCCCTGCAAGGTACTAGCTTATGTGAAGTGTGAAGACCCTGGAATGGTATTTGTTGTGGATTTAGATTTATAAGAAAATGCGTGAACTCTGTAGGGTTTGTGACTGATCAGTGTAACTTGTACACAAGCAAAAATTAGGCATGTTGGAGTTAGTCCTGTAGGAAGTCCTAACAATTATTGTAAATATATCTGCATAATGATTATTCGCAAACATTAAATAGAAATTGCGGGAGCTCATCACCATCTTGAATAGATAAAGGATTAAATTGCAGAAGTCAATATGACTAGGCTGGATGTACCAT contains the following coding sequences:
- the LOC131030491 gene encoding probable polygalacturonase, translated to MKRLGYFVLLVLFCISPVGQAIRDGLQERNWKLRTSDLHLQQQDACSLRRAPSSRPHSVTITEFGAVGDGVTLNTHAFENAIFYLRSFADKGGAQLFVPAGKWLTGSFNLTSHLTLNLDKDAVILGSQDSKHWPVLDPLPSYGRGRELSGGRHSGLITAFNVTDVVITGDNGTIDGQGSIWWDWYHNHTLSYTRPHLVEVVDSTDVVISNLTFLNSPFWNIHPVYCSNVHIQDVTILAPSHSPNTDGIDPDSSSYVCIENCYISTGDDLISIKSGWDEYGIAYGRPSSNIIIRHVTGETPTSAGLALGSEMSGGITDVQVENFNVYNSRYGIRLKTAPGRGGYIKDIFISKVTLKDVQIAFAFTGSYGDHPDDGYDPSALPDVDRISFTDIVGDNIKTAGYMEGIRKAPFTGICLSNISFNVTSESAWNCSNVYGFSESVFPLPCSQLQNPIPGSSSFCPSHFISSSKDI